One Amycolatopsis sp. NBC_00355 genomic window carries:
- a CDS encoding glycosyltransferase yields the protein MRVLLSTIGSRGEVQPVLALASELRALGQDVRLCVPPDFRDWLAGLGFAVTPIGPELRGKGRPAAGDLRKLAEETVVTQFTTVAEAAEGCDVLVAAGALQLAARSIAERRGIAYVYASFCPITLPSDLHSPPPMPWRSASTNGDRWAEDARHLNATFGPTLNAHRVASGLAPVEDLQSHVVTERPWLAADAALAPWPGPPIVETGAWIHPDSRPLPAEVREFLDAGEPPVYFGFGSMSAAEGLAEAMLAAARAHGRRAIISRGWADLALAEPAPDCLGIGEINQQALFQRVAAVVHHGGAGTTTTTSRAGAPQVAAPRMYDQFYFADRVRDLGIGAAHAPGAVTAESLTAALGTALAPEVVARAREFAGKVRPDGASVAAQHLLTMAPVASG from the coding sequence GTGCCGCCCGACTTCCGCGACTGGCTCGCCGGGCTCGGGTTCGCCGTCACCCCGATCGGGCCCGAACTGCGCGGGAAGGGCCGTCCCGCGGCCGGTGACCTGCGGAAACTCGCCGAAGAGACCGTCGTCACCCAGTTCACCACGGTCGCCGAAGCGGCCGAAGGCTGCGACGTGCTCGTGGCCGCCGGCGCCCTGCAGCTCGCCGCCCGCTCGATCGCCGAGCGGAGGGGCATCGCCTACGTCTACGCGAGTTTCTGCCCCATCACGCTGCCGTCGGACCTGCATTCACCGCCCCCGATGCCGTGGCGGTCCGCGAGCACGAACGGCGACCGGTGGGCCGAGGACGCACGGCACCTGAACGCGACGTTCGGGCCGACGCTGAACGCACACCGGGTCGCGTCCGGGCTCGCACCGGTCGAGGATCTGCAGAGCCACGTGGTCACCGAGCGCCCGTGGCTCGCGGCCGACGCCGCGCTGGCACCGTGGCCCGGCCCGCCCATCGTCGAGACGGGCGCCTGGATCCACCCCGACTCGCGGCCGCTGCCGGCCGAGGTGCGGGAGTTCCTGGACGCGGGCGAGCCGCCGGTGTACTTCGGCTTCGGCAGCATGAGCGCGGCGGAGGGCCTGGCGGAGGCGATGCTGGCCGCGGCCCGCGCGCACGGCCGCCGGGCGATCATTTCCCGCGGCTGGGCGGACCTGGCGTTGGCGGAGCCGGCACCGGACTGCCTGGGCATCGGCGAGATCAACCAGCAAGCGCTGTTCCAGCGGGTCGCGGCGGTGGTGCACCACGGCGGCGCGGGCACCACGACCACGACGTCCCGCGCGGGCGCGCCGCAGGTCGCCGCGCCCCGGATGTACGACCAGTTCTACTTCGCCGACCGGGTCCGCGACCTGGGCATCGGTGCGGCGCACGCCCCGGGTGCGGTGACGGCGGAGTCGCTGACCGCGGCCCTCGGCACGGCGTTGGCGCCGGAGGTCGTGGCCCGGGCGCGGGAGTTCGCGGGCAAGGTCCGGCCGGACGGCGCGAGCGTTGCCGCGCAACACCTGCTGACGATGGCACCGGTCGCGTCGGGCTGA